From Halichondria panicea chromosome 12, odHalPani1.1, whole genome shotgun sequence, a single genomic window includes:
- the LOC135344932 gene encoding inositol monophosphatase 1-like: MSGNTDLDECLQAALNIARKAGKIAREASFSIMKVETKASSADLVTETDKQVEELILSELKQKFPSHKFIGEECTAAGEDCQLTNDPTWMVDPIDGTSNFVHGIPFSAVSIGLAVDKTPVVGVVYNFSLDQMFAARKGGGATMNGAPIHVSKCTELTESLLLSEFGSNRPPELLKPKVDCLYELAVEPRPVHGIRMVGSAALSMCMVASGSADAYFEYGIHCWDIAAGDVIVREAGGVTMFPTGDPLDVMRRGVLCAGTQELAAKLAPHIPKLEYERD; this comes from the exons ATGTCGGGTAATACAGATTTGGATGAATGCCTACAAGCAGCTCTGAATATAGCCAGAAAAGCTGGGAAG ATTGCTCGAGAGGCCTCCTTCTCGATTATGAAGGTGGAGACAAAGGCATCGTCCGCAGACTTGGTCACCGAGACTGACAAGCAAGTGGAGGAGCTCATTCTGTCGGAGCTGAAGCAAAAGTTCCCCTCACACAA gttTATTGGTGAGGAGTGCACAGCTGCAGGGGAGGACTGCCAGCTGACCAACGACCCCACCTGGATGGTGGACCCCATTGATGGTACCTCCAACTTCGTACACGG AATCCCATTTTCAGCCGTGTCTATTGGACTGGCTGTAGACAAGACTccggtggtgggtgtggtctacaaCTTCTCTCTAGATCAGATGTTTGCGGCCAggaaagggggaggggccacAATGAACGGTGCTCCAATACACGTCTCTAAATGCACAG AGTTGACGGAGTCTCTCTTGTTGAGTGAGTTTGGCTCCAACCGACCACCAGAGTTGCTCAAGCCCAAGGTGGACTGTCTCTATGAGCTAGCCGTAGAGCCGAGGCCTGTGcatgg TATTCGGATGGTAGGGTCAGCAGCACTGTCCATGTGTATGGTGGCTAGTGGGAGCGCTGATGCTTACTTTGAGTACGGTATCCACTGTTGGGATATTGCAGCTGGTGATGTCATCGTGAGGGAGGCGGGCGGAGTCACCATGTTCCCTACAG GTGATCCACTGGACGTGATGAGGAGGGGGGTGCTCTGTGCAGGGACACAAGAACTGGCCGCTAAACTAGCACCACACATCCCCAAGCTGGAGTACGAGAGAGACTGA
- the LOC135344931 gene encoding inositol monophosphatase 1-like produces the protein MTEEQSEVTLEEYLHTALKIARQAGNVAKEASLLDKQVETKTSTADLVTETDKRVEELVISQLRHHYPTHRFIGEECAADGGKYPELTDHPTWIIDPIDGTTNFVHGYPFSAVSIGLAIDKTPVVGVVYNFVMDQMFAARKGGGATMNGTPIHVSKCTEPTKAMILVDTGSTKKERLLQSKFDVTYKLAKEPNPVESFRCIGSAAVAMCSVACGIADGYYENDLHCWDIAGGDIIVREAGGVTMFPTGDPLDVMRRGVLCAGTQELAAKLVAFTKQLEFPNTI, from the exons ATGACAGAGGAGCAAAGTGAAGTAACGCTCGAGGAGTACCTGCATACTGCTCTCAAGATAGCAAGACAAGCCGGCAAT GTAGCCAAGGAGGCGTCTCTGCTTGACAAGCAGGTGGAGACAAAGACCTCCACTGCCGATCTAGTCACAGAGACAGACAAGAGAGTGGAGGAGCTGGTCATATCACAGCTTAGGCATCACTACCCCACACACAG GTTTATCGGTGAAGAGTGTGCAGCTGATGGTGGGAAATATCCAGAGTTAACGGACCACCCCACATGGATCATTGATCCCATTGACGGAACCACTAACTTTGTACACGG GTATCCATTTTCAGCCGTGTCTATTGGACTCGCTATAGACAAGACTccggtggtgggtgtggtctacaaTTTTGTGATGGATCAGATGTTTGCGGCCAggaaagggggaggggccacAATGAACGGTACACCAATACACGTCTCTAAATGCACAG AGCCGACTAAAGCAATGATTTTAGTTGACACCGGCAGTACGAAGAAAGAACGTCTCTTGCAGTCAAAATTTGACGTCACCTATAAACTTGCTAAAGAGCCCAATCCAGTAGAAAG ctttcGTTGCATAGGGTCAGCAGCAGTGGCCATGTGCTCAGTGGCGTGTGGCATTGCTGATGGCTACTATGAGAACGACCTCCACTGTTGGGATATTGCAGGTGGTGATATCATCGTGAGGGAGGCGGGCGGAGTCACCATGTTCCCTACAG GTGATCCACTGGACGTGATGAGGAGGGGGGTGCTCTGTGCAGGGACACAAGAACTGGCCGCTAAACTAGTAGCATTTACTAAACAATTAGAATTTCCTAACActatttag